Proteins from a single region of Apium graveolens cultivar Ventura chromosome 7, ASM990537v1, whole genome shotgun sequence:
- the LOC141671944 gene encoding uncharacterized protein LOC141671944, translating into MFNQRSISRISARVGSLNQASRIFISRSEPAPSHLSYFSQSYSGLSGSRNFKDQALMLAKASPNYLGSLGMKLGFLKVNDNSSLPSALNFKSYIHSASPKEFESGRDSRPVNFARGVLNENRPNELDLGRDSRPTNFVRGVMNENRQNELDLGRNSGPMNFARGSMDENRPNEFDSRLMNFERGVMNENRSNGFRGPQFSHQEVEKDTADIVHIKIIRNNAFVTVTDSKGNKKIGASSGCLSGKVSRYSADSTAEHVGRLAKNMGLKSFVIKVNGFTFFKKKKQAILSFRDGFTNSRNDHNPIVYIEDTTRKAHNGCRLRKQRRI; encoded by the exons ATGTTCAACCAGCGCTCCATTTCTCGTATCTCTGCTCGGGTCGGGTCACTCAATCAAGCTTCTCGGATCTTCATCTCCAGATCTGAACCCGCCCCTTCTCATCTCAGCTATTTTTCTCAGAGCTACAGTGGTCTCTCAG GTTCAAGGAATTTTAAAGATCAAGCTCTTATGCTGGCCAAAGCATCACCCAACTACTTGGGATCCTTAGGCATGAAGTTGGGTTTTCTGAAAGTGAATGATAATTCTTCTCTACCCAGTGCTTTGAATTTTAAAAGTTACATACATTCCGCTAGTCCAAAGGAGTTTGAGTCGGGGAGAGATTCAAGACCAGTGAACTTTGCGAGAGGAGTTTTGAATGAAAATAGACCGAATGAGTTGGATTTGGGGAGAGATTCGAGACCAACGAACTTTGTGAGAGGAGTCATGAATGAAAATAGACAAAATGAGTTGGACTTGGGGAGAAATTCAGGACCAATGAACTTTGCGAGAGGATCTATGGATGAAAATAGACCAAATGAGTTTGATTCGAGACTAATGAACTTTGAGAGAGGAGTTATGAATGAAAATAGAAGCAATGGATTCAGAGGCCCTCAGTTTTCTCATCAAGAAGTTGAGAAAGATACTGCTGATATAGTGCATATAAAGATAATCCGAAACAATGCTTTTGTTACTGTGACAGACTCTAAGGGTAACAAAAAAATAGGGGCTTCTTCAGGTTGTTTATCTGGTAAAGTGTCTCGTTATTCTGCTGATTCGACTGCGGAACATGTAGGGCGACTTGCAAAGAATATGGGATTGAAATCATTTGTGATTAAAGTGAACGGATTTACCTTTTTCAAGAAAAAGAAGCAAGCAATTTTGAGTTTCAGAGACGGTTTTACGAATTCCCGTAATGACCACAATCCGATTGTGTACATTGAAGACACAACTCGAAAAGCTCATAATGGATGTAGACTTCGAAAGCAGCGTCGTATATGA